In a genomic window of Arcticibacter tournemirensis:
- a CDS encoding beta-L-arabinofuranosidase domain-containing protein yields the protein MRKIIQTSVVFCCLILTTISNLFAQTNHQYDYVFSRKPLATSSYAELPLGSIKAKGWLLKQLQLQANGFTGHAEELYPEADNLGANSDWLGGMGNGWERVPYYVKGLVALAYTLDDPALKAKAAKWITWTLDNQQADGLFGPPKMKDWWPRMPMLYAIKSYYEATGDNQVIPFFSKYFKYQLENLKTDPLREWSKSRTGDNIEIVLWLYNRTGDESLLKLADLLKDQAYPWKDIYSKNMFYHFGGDFHTKHAVSVGQALKFPAVVYQRSNDMSYKEAFTKGIEYLVRDHGQSSGIASGTEFLAGRSAVQGVETCTVVEWMQSLETAARIFEDPSIGDRLEKIAFNTLPAQFSRDLKEHLYYTLPNQAVCKHGNAGFDEDYPEGLLLSPYSGMGCCRYNMHMGWPYFVKNSWAATPDKGLAIIAYAPVEVSAVVANGAHIRIDEETNYPFEEQIKLKISLDKPATFPLRLRIPSWCKNPSISVNGKRIKGITSGQIAKISREWKSKDEVLLNFPMEINVSPQVHHSVSVERGPIVYSLKMDAKYVSIKEHKVEGFHDYEVYPVNPWNYGLIFDKKNIQSSFTAIKGAMPENPFVQAETPVKIKAKAQKIKDWTMAYNGMHALDVPFGPLTSGEPVEEITLTPFGSENIRISNFPVIGEPGKPVGSFEANFDNNNMQGWVYYGGGWFTKDGAIHAASNKGSWGSGIHGSKVIESSVNIANLIFESEITPGDLGNAGIIFRVSRPAFGADMYKGYYVGLNAASDRIEIGKADGQKYTMLSSASLSIAPDKKYKLKVIARGANIQIFLDDVKEPVLRARDTEFTRGAIGLRSYDAMPVYDNIKVKDLDNTDN from the coding sequence TTGCAGGCAAACGGATTCACCGGTCACGCGGAGGAATTGTATCCGGAAGCAGATAACCTGGGTGCCAATTCTGACTGGCTTGGCGGAATGGGCAATGGATGGGAAAGGGTGCCCTATTACGTAAAAGGCCTGGTTGCTCTGGCCTACACATTGGATGATCCCGCCTTGAAAGCGAAAGCTGCAAAATGGATTACCTGGACCCTGGATAATCAACAGGCTGATGGATTATTTGGTCCCCCAAAAATGAAGGACTGGTGGCCAAGAATGCCGATGCTCTATGCGATAAAAAGCTATTATGAAGCAACGGGAGATAACCAGGTTATCCCCTTTTTCAGTAAATATTTTAAATATCAACTGGAGAACCTGAAAACGGATCCTTTAAGGGAATGGAGTAAATCAAGGACCGGAGATAATATCGAAATTGTTCTTTGGCTCTATAACAGGACCGGGGATGAATCTCTTTTAAAGCTGGCTGATCTGCTGAAGGATCAGGCCTATCCGTGGAAAGATATTTATTCAAAAAACATGTTTTATCACTTCGGCGGCGATTTTCATACAAAACACGCCGTCAGCGTGGGACAGGCATTAAAGTTTCCTGCAGTCGTTTACCAAAGAAGTAACGATATGTCCTATAAAGAGGCTTTTACCAAAGGGATAGAATACTTAGTGAGAGATCACGGACAGTCGTCGGGGATTGCTTCCGGCACTGAGTTCCTGGCAGGCAGGAGCGCGGTGCAAGGCGTCGAAACCTGCACAGTAGTTGAATGGATGCAAAGTCTGGAAACGGCTGCCAGAATATTTGAGGATCCATCAATCGGCGACAGGCTTGAAAAAATTGCGTTCAACACGCTTCCGGCTCAGTTCAGTCGCGACCTTAAGGAGCATCTATACTACACTTTGCCCAATCAGGCGGTATGCAAACATGGAAACGCTGGTTTTGATGAAGATTATCCCGAGGGATTATTGCTTAGTCCTTACTCGGGAATGGGGTGCTGCAGGTATAATATGCACATGGGCTGGCCTTATTTTGTAAAAAATAGCTGGGCGGCTACTCCGGATAAAGGGCTGGCTATTATCGCCTATGCACCTGTAGAGGTGAGCGCCGTAGTGGCAAACGGGGCACATATCCGGATCGACGAAGAAACTAACTATCCTTTTGAAGAACAAATTAAGCTAAAAATATCTCTGGATAAGCCTGCTACATTCCCGCTTCGTCTAAGGATCCCTTCCTGGTGCAAAAACCCGTCGATAAGTGTGAATGGGAAGCGAATCAAAGGGATCACCAGTGGTCAGATAGCGAAAATCAGCAGGGAATGGAAAAGTAAGGATGAGGTGCTTCTGAATTTCCCGATGGAAATAAACGTTTCCCCACAAGTGCATCATTCGGTAAGTGTTGAGCGCGGCCCAATCGTCTACTCGTTAAAAATGGATGCAAAATACGTGTCTATAAAAGAACACAAAGTAGAGGGTTTTCACGATTACGAAGTATATCCTGTTAACCCGTGGAACTATGGTTTGATCTTCGACAAAAAAAATATCCAGTCGTCGTTCACTGCGATAAAGGGCGCCATGCCTGAAAATCCATTTGTACAGGCAGAAACCCCTGTTAAAATAAAGGCAAAGGCGCAAAAAATCAAGGACTGGACGATGGCCTACAATGGCATGCACGCTTTAGATGTGCCCTTCGGTCCGCTAACATCCGGTGAGCCGGTGGAAGAAATCACCTTAACGCCATTTGGATCTGAGAATATCCGGATTTCCAACTTCCCTGTGATTGGTGAGCCGGGCAAACCGGTTGGCTCGTTTGAAGCAAACTTTGACAACAATAACATGCAGGGCTGGGTTTATTACGGCGGGGGCTGGTTTACAAAAGACGGTGCGATTCATGCCGCCTCCAACAAGGGCTCATGGGGCTCGGGGATACATGGATCTAAGGTAATTGAGAGCTCTGTGAACATCGCCAACTTAATATTTGAAAGCGAAATAACTCCCGGAGACCTTGGAAATGCAGGTATTATATTCCGTGTTTCCCGGCCAGCATTCGGCGCTGATATGTATAAAGGTTATTACGTCGGACTGAACGCTGCATCCGATAGAATTGAAATAGGCAAAGCAGATGGTCAAAAATACACGATGCTTTCTTCGGCTTCGCTTAGCATAGCACCCGACAAAAAGTACAAGCTAAAAGTGATAGCACGGGGCGCAAATATCCAGATCTTTCTGGACGATGTAAAAGAACCTGTATTGAGAGCCCGCGATACTGAATTTACCAGGGGAGCCATTGGATTGAGATCGTATGATGCGATGCCTGTTTACGACAATATTAAAGTTAAAGACCTCGATAACACGGATAACTAA
- a CDS encoding phosphocholine-specific phospholipase C, translated as MTTTESRREFIKKAGLLAGSAGLFSVFPSAIQKALAIEADPGTTYLDAEHIVFLMQENRSFDHCYGALKGVRGFNDPRAIELPNRNPVWLQTNTEGKTFAPFRLDIKNSKATWMGSLPHSWSDQVDARNNGRFDTWLTAKKAGNKDYSHMPLTLGYYDRQDIPFYYALADAFTVCDQHFCSSLTGTSANRSYFWSGTIRENPHDEKSKAHVWNHEINYKDVNWPTFPERLEQAGISWKVYQNELSVPVGFNDEEDNWLANFTDNNLEFHKQYHVRFHPAHLAWLEERADNLPGEIKSLEDKLESKPSDSNISKELDKKKSLLEEVMEARKTYNKEAFEKLPDFEKSIHRRAFVTNEHDPDYHKLSTIRYEEHGENREVKVPEGDIFHQFRLDAENNQLPAVSWLVAPCSFSDHPGAPWYGAWYVSEALDILTKNPDIWKKTIFILTYDENDGYFDHMPPFTPPHSARPETGAVSKGMDTRAEWVTMDQEKARTDNVGSRRESPIGLGYRVPLVIASPWTKGGWVNSEVFDLTSSLQFLEHFLSSKTGKAVREPNITDWRRTVCGDLSSVFRPLNKENIAPLSFLKRDEVIEGIFEAQFKPLPGNFKAFNAEEIRQVRENPSASSLLPSQEKGVRAACAIPYELYADSRLNKDRKKVVVSFRAGKEVFGEKSAGAAFNVYSPVKFRLGNDNDYETMHNWSFAVKAGDVVSYEWDLGSFENGTYNLRSYGVNGFFREFYGDTSDPEIEVSTSCERVNGSKSKISQNLILNLKNKSQRKSYRLEVEDKSYGADKIVLVLPPASALNRVVNLKKSSGWYDLSIKVEGFSSFGKRYAGHVESGEGSISDPLMGRVTL; from the coding sequence ATGACAACAACCGAATCCAGACGAGAATTTATCAAAAAGGCCGGGTTATTAGCCGGGTCGGCAGGACTCTTCAGCGTGTTCCCTTCTGCAATACAGAAAGCGCTGGCTATCGAAGCTGATCCTGGAACCACCTATCTGGATGCCGAACACATCGTTTTTCTGATGCAGGAAAACCGTTCATTCGACCATTGTTATGGAGCGTTAAAAGGCGTCAGAGGGTTTAATGACCCTAGAGCGATCGAATTGCCCAATAGAAATCCGGTCTGGTTGCAAACCAACACGGAAGGAAAAACTTTCGCTCCTTTCAGGCTGGATATTAAGAATTCAAAAGCTACCTGGATGGGATCGCTTCCTCATTCCTGGAGCGACCAGGTAGATGCACGAAATAACGGGCGTTTTGATACCTGGCTGACCGCGAAGAAGGCTGGCAATAAGGACTATTCGCATATGCCGCTGACGCTTGGTTATTATGACCGGCAGGATATTCCCTTCTATTATGCGCTTGCGGATGCATTTACTGTCTGCGATCAGCATTTCTGTTCTTCCCTCACGGGCACCAGTGCAAACCGGTCTTATTTCTGGAGCGGAACAATCAGAGAAAATCCGCATGATGAGAAATCTAAAGCGCACGTATGGAACCATGAAATCAACTACAAGGATGTTAACTGGCCGACGTTCCCTGAAAGGCTTGAACAAGCGGGGATTTCATGGAAAGTTTATCAGAATGAACTAAGTGTGCCTGTGGGTTTTAACGACGAGGAGGATAATTGGCTTGCCAATTTTACGGATAACAACCTGGAATTCCACAAACAATATCATGTACGTTTTCACCCTGCTCACCTTGCATGGCTTGAAGAACGCGCCGATAATTTACCGGGCGAAATTAAAAGCCTCGAAGACAAGCTCGAGAGTAAGCCCTCGGACAGCAATATTTCAAAAGAACTGGATAAAAAGAAAAGCCTCCTGGAGGAAGTAATGGAGGCTCGGAAAACGTACAATAAAGAGGCTTTTGAGAAGCTGCCGGACTTTGAAAAAAGTATCCATCGCAGGGCTTTTGTAACCAATGAACATGATCCGGATTACCACAAGCTAAGTACGATACGTTACGAGGAGCATGGAGAAAACCGCGAAGTAAAGGTGCCAGAAGGAGATATCTTTCACCAGTTTAGGCTTGACGCCGAAAACAACCAGCTTCCCGCGGTGTCCTGGCTGGTAGCACCCTGTAGCTTCTCTGACCATCCAGGGGCTCCCTGGTATGGTGCCTGGTATGTCTCTGAAGCGCTCGACATTCTGACCAAGAACCCCGACATCTGGAAGAAGACTATTTTTATACTTACTTACGACGAAAATGATGGGTACTTTGACCATATGCCTCCATTTACGCCGCCCCATTCGGCGAGACCAGAAACTGGCGCCGTGTCAAAAGGCATGGACACCCGTGCTGAATGGGTAACAATGGACCAGGAAAAGGCTCGCACAGACAATGTGGGTTCGAGGCGTGAGAGTCCTATAGGTCTCGGTTATCGTGTTCCTCTTGTTATTGCTTCACCCTGGACAAAAGGGGGATGGGTTAACTCTGAGGTCTTTGATCTAACCTCTTCGCTGCAGTTTCTTGAGCACTTCCTTTCTTCTAAAACCGGTAAAGCTGTTCGTGAGCCAAACATTACTGATTGGCGACGAACCGTCTGCGGAGATCTTAGTTCAGTGTTCAGACCTTTAAACAAGGAGAACATTGCTCCTCTATCCTTCCTGAAGAGAGACGAGGTAATCGAAGGTATATTTGAGGCTCAGTTTAAGCCCTTGCCGGGAAACTTTAAAGCGTTTAACGCAGAAGAGATCAGGCAGGTCAGGGAAAACCCATCGGCTTCGTCTCTTCTCCCCAGTCAGGAGAAAGGCGTTCGCGCGGCATGTGCTATTCCATACGAGTTGTACGCCGACTCGCGTTTAAACAAAGACCGAAAGAAAGTGGTTGTAAGCTTCAGGGCAGGAAAAGAAGTGTTTGGCGAAAAGTCGGCAGGAGCTGCCTTCAATGTCTATTCTCCCGTTAAGTTCAGGCTTGGGAATGATAACGACTATGAGACAATGCATAACTGGTCTTTTGCAGTCAAGGCGGGAGATGTAGTGTCTTACGAATGGGATCTCGGATCTTTTGAAAACGGAACATATAATCTTAGATCGTATGGAGTCAACGGTTTCTTCAGAGAGTTTTATGGAGATACCAGCGATCCGGAAATAGAGGTTTCGACTTCCTGTGAACGAGTAAACGGTTCGAAAAGCAAGATCAGTCAGAACCTCATACTGAACTTAAAAAATAAAAGTCAGCGTAAAAGCTACAGGCTTGAGGTAGAGGATAAATCGTACGGAGCAGACAAAATCGTACTTGTACTTCCTCCTGCCTCTGCATTGAACAGAGTAGTTAACCTAAAGAAAAGTTCCGGCTGGTACGACCTCAGCATCAAAGTTGAAGGGTTCAGTTCTTTTGGAAAAAGATATGCAGGGCACGTCGAGAGCGGAGAGGGAAGTATAAGTGACCCCTTGATGGGCAGAGTTACACTATAA
- a CDS encoding SusD/RagB family nutrient-binding outer membrane lipoprotein, with amino-acid sequence MNKHIINTICILGLILGLCSCKDFGDMNVDPNNASTTHPQFQLTKIQWNAFRDFGGTGPLYANKMLVQTDGENANQYYKWARGSFEAYGNLRDVTKMMEEAERIEDNRYIALAKFFRAYYFYNLTLTFGDIPYSDALHAEKDQTHVTPFYDEQKQVFKGILKELAEANDLLKSSEVAIEGDIIYDKSVVKWRKLVNVFRMKVLLTLSKRTGDSEFNVVSSFASIVGSEPIFASEADDAQLVFKDQDGNRYPEFNSSSFGSGMYMDSTFIQRLQERQDPRLFVFSARTKLAKENGKAVNDFSAYEGGDPAAPYAQVNTKATLGKVSKVNERYYSEPTTEPRVLIGFAEQEFILAEAVVRGWISGDAKLHYDSGVKASFKFYESNTKEYKQYFTDAVVQSYLERPLTRFSNSATTEVKLEQIMMQKYLQSFFQSGWTSFYDHLRTGYPSFRRPAGVSVPFRWIYPQSEYNYNSANVSEAIRRQFGEGKDLINQPTWWIK; translated from the coding sequence ATGAATAAGCATATAATAAATACTATTTGTATCCTTGGATTAATACTGGGTCTCTGCTCCTGCAAGGATTTCGGCGATATGAATGTCGATCCAAATAATGCATCAACCACCCATCCCCAATTTCAGCTAACGAAGATTCAATGGAACGCTTTCAGGGATTTTGGCGGCACAGGGCCTCTTTATGCCAATAAAATGCTGGTACAAACAGATGGAGAAAATGCGAATCAATATTATAAGTGGGCAAGGGGGAGTTTTGAGGCTTATGGCAACCTGAGGGATGTTACCAAGATGATGGAAGAGGCTGAGCGAATAGAGGATAACAGGTATATAGCCCTGGCTAAGTTTTTCAGAGCGTATTATTTTTATAATCTTACACTCACTTTCGGCGACATCCCATACAGTGATGCGCTACATGCGGAAAAAGACCAAACCCATGTGACGCCCTTTTACGATGAGCAAAAGCAAGTATTTAAAGGTATCCTGAAAGAACTGGCGGAAGCAAATGATTTGCTGAAATCATCCGAGGTAGCTATTGAGGGAGATATTATTTATGATAAGTCGGTCGTCAAATGGAGGAAACTGGTTAACGTTTTCAGAATGAAAGTTTTACTAACCCTTTCGAAAAGGACGGGCGACAGTGAATTTAACGTTGTTTCTTCCTTTGCTTCGATTGTCGGCAGCGAACCAATCTTCGCGAGTGAGGCTGACGATGCGCAGCTTGTCTTTAAGGACCAGGACGGAAACCGCTATCCAGAGTTTAACTCTAGTTCATTCGGTTCTGGGATGTATATGGATTCTACATTCATCCAGCGCCTGCAGGAAAGACAAGATCCGCGCCTTTTCGTTTTCTCTGCTCGAACAAAGCTTGCAAAAGAGAATGGTAAAGCTGTAAACGACTTTAGCGCCTATGAAGGTGGAGATCCGGCAGCACCATATGCCCAGGTAAACACGAAGGCGACATTAGGAAAAGTATCGAAAGTAAACGAACGTTATTATTCAGAACCTACCACGGAGCCCAGAGTACTAATTGGGTTCGCAGAACAGGAGTTCATACTTGCAGAGGCGGTTGTAAGAGGCTGGATTAGCGGAGATGCGAAGTTACATTATGATAGCGGGGTAAAAGCGTCATTTAAGTTCTATGAAAGTAACACAAAAGAGTATAAGCAATATTTTACAGATGCAGTTGTGCAGTCCTATCTCGAAAGGCCATTGACCCGCTTCTCAAACTCAGCAACTACAGAAGTTAAACTGGAACAGATCATGATGCAAAAATATTTGCAGTCATTTTTCCAGTCCGGCTGGACATCTTTTTATGATCATCTGCGGACGGGCTATCCTTCGTTCAGGAGACCGGCGGGAGTGTCTGTTCCGTTCAGGTGGATCTATCCACAATCAGAATACAACTATAACAGTGCAAATGTCAGCGAAGCCATCAGGCGACAATTTGGAGAAGGAAAAGATCTGATCAATCAGCCGACCTGGTGGATTAAATAA
- a CDS encoding SusC/RagA family TonB-linked outer membrane protein, with protein sequence MKAFYLSILLICSLLSAASGRSLVNVLANRLSIDEVRQVSGTVKDSSGMAMPGVSVRVKGAKTATLTNSEGKYSISANPQSVLVFTMIGFGQKEVKVGSQTIIDVVLSDNIAKLNEVVITAIGIKQQKRKLGYATQEVKTEVLAEAKTMNLGNALSGQVAGLTVNNPTGLFQAPSFSLRGRSPIIVVDGVPVETDFYDIPSSDIENINVLKGTTAAALYGTRGKDGAVLITTKKANKDGLEINLGTNNMVTAGFTVYPETQTEYGNGSNGKYEFWDGADGGVSDGDMIWGPKFETGIKVAQWNSPIRDKQTGEVIPWWGDVKGTKYDDKARYERVPIDWVRHDNLKDFLGTGIVTNNNFSVGYKGAKGQFYFSAKQAYQKGQVPNTSLSTGGLSFNSSYNIAKNLQLDASLSYNKVYSPNYPRYGYGPKNHMYTILIWMGDDVNGKDLKEHMYVPGFEGFRQANYNYAWYNNPYFASYELEQKLDRNVATGQLKLSWQVLPDLTLQGRVNLRENKSFSDMKSPKSYMNYGDSRNGDYKLWDDSQQNLDADFLANYSKNLTSDVALTVNAGASVFNRQYRQEYQSTDGLIVPFVYSLNNTQGRVQATNEFNEKAIRSVYASVNVDLFKALYLNATGRNDWSSTLPTKNNSYFYPSVSASTIVSEYVKMPGMIDYLKLNASWAQVSSDLDPYKISPTYRKGTTYESTPSVYYPGNLVNPDIKPETSTSFETGLSFSLFRNLLSFDATYYRILDEDQIIDLTISEASGFATRTVNGNNYITNGLEIIAGARPFKGRNFSWDIGVNWSRSVKKITEIYGGQPKFNNLSLNDRADSYYATVWQKSAAGELILDANTGLPTKDRDLAKLGHLDPDWRLGVQNKFKIKGFTLNADVDGAWGGLLRSVTIEKMWWGGKHPASVEYRDAEYEAGKPVYVPQGVIVTGGQLERDVNGKITSDTRTYAPNTRAVSWQTWGQIYPYQAQVTESENKKFANVFDRTYFKLRRLSVSYDLAKIINTGKVKNLDLSLYGYNLYVWKKIPYIDPDYGNDNDLQDPSARYLGVSINVKF encoded by the coding sequence ATGAAAGCTTTTTATTTATCCATTTTGCTCATTTGCAGCTTATTGTCTGCTGCGTCAGGACGAAGTCTGGTCAATGTTTTGGCAAATCGCTTGTCCATTGATGAAGTCCGTCAGGTTTCCGGAACAGTTAAAGATTCTTCCGGAATGGCCATGCCTGGTGTGTCTGTACGTGTCAAAGGCGCTAAAACGGCAACTCTTACTAACTCTGAAGGTAAATATTCTATCTCGGCGAATCCTCAATCCGTGTTGGTGTTTACAATGATTGGATTCGGGCAGAAAGAAGTGAAAGTGGGGAGTCAAACCATAATCGATGTAGTGCTTAGCGACAACATTGCAAAACTGAATGAGGTAGTCATTACGGCTATCGGAATAAAGCAGCAGAAAAGGAAACTGGGATATGCCACCCAGGAAGTAAAAACAGAGGTTCTGGCCGAGGCGAAAACGATGAATCTGGGTAATGCTTTATCAGGGCAGGTTGCCGGCCTTACGGTGAATAACCCAACTGGCTTGTTCCAGGCTCCATCCTTTTCACTGAGAGGCCGGTCGCCTATTATCGTTGTAGACGGCGTTCCGGTGGAGACCGATTTTTACGATATTCCTTCGTCAGATATTGAAAATATCAACGTGTTGAAAGGAACAACAGCTGCCGCCTTATATGGTACGCGCGGTAAAGACGGAGCTGTACTTATCACCACCAAAAAGGCCAACAAAGACGGCCTTGAAATTAATCTCGGTACTAACAATATGGTGACCGCAGGATTCACCGTTTATCCGGAAACTCAAACGGAATATGGAAATGGCTCTAACGGCAAGTATGAATTTTGGGACGGTGCCGATGGTGGAGTTTCAGATGGCGATATGATCTGGGGACCGAAGTTCGAAACCGGCATTAAAGTAGCACAATGGAACAGTCCGATCAGGGATAAGCAAACGGGAGAGGTTATACCCTGGTGGGGTGATGTGAAGGGCACTAAATACGATGATAAAGCGCGATATGAAAGAGTTCCGATCGACTGGGTAAGGCATGACAACCTTAAGGACTTCCTTGGAACAGGAATAGTAACGAATAACAACTTCTCTGTTGGTTATAAGGGAGCGAAAGGGCAGTTCTATTTTTCTGCAAAGCAGGCTTATCAGAAGGGTCAGGTTCCGAATACTTCTCTTTCTACCGGAGGACTAAGTTTCAATTCGAGTTATAATATCGCAAAAAACCTGCAATTGGATGCCAGCTTATCCTATAACAAAGTGTATTCTCCCAATTACCCGCGTTACGGTTACGGCCCTAAAAATCATATGTACACCATCCTGATCTGGATGGGAGATGATGTAAACGGAAAAGATCTGAAGGAGCATATGTATGTTCCCGGGTTTGAGGGTTTCAGACAGGCTAACTACAATTACGCGTGGTATAACAATCCTTATTTTGCATCTTATGAACTGGAGCAGAAACTGGATCGGAACGTAGCAACAGGTCAATTGAAGTTATCATGGCAGGTACTTCCCGACCTTACCTTACAGGGAAGAGTGAATTTGCGAGAGAATAAATCGTTCTCCGATATGAAGAGCCCAAAATCGTATATGAATTACGGAGATTCCAGAAATGGCGACTATAAGCTATGGGATGACTCGCAGCAAAATCTGGATGCCGATTTCCTGGCTAATTATTCAAAAAACCTGACTTCCGATGTCGCATTAACGGTCAATGCCGGAGCTTCTGTTTTTAACAGGCAATACCGTCAGGAATACCAGTCGACCGACGGTTTAATTGTCCCTTTTGTTTATAGTCTTAATAATACTCAGGGGCGGGTGCAGGCAACGAATGAGTTCAATGAGAAAGCGATTCGTAGTGTATATGCATCTGTGAATGTTGACCTTTTCAAAGCATTGTACCTCAATGCTACCGGAAGGAACGACTGGTCATCTACACTTCCCACAAAAAATAACTCCTATTTCTATCCTTCTGTTTCAGCAAGTACGATCGTATCGGAATATGTTAAAATGCCCGGGATGATTGATTATCTCAAGCTGAACGCCTCCTGGGCCCAGGTGTCCAGTGATTTGGATCCTTATAAAATCAGCCCTACTTACCGGAAGGGGACTACATACGAATCTACGCCTTCCGTTTATTACCCGGGTAATCTTGTAAATCCGGATATTAAACCCGAGACGAGCACGTCCTTTGAAACAGGGTTGTCTTTCTCTTTATTCAGGAACTTGTTGTCATTCGATGCTACGTACTATCGTATTCTTGATGAAGATCAGATTATCGATCTGACTATTTCTGAAGCATCGGGCTTTGCTACAAGAACCGTGAACGGTAACAATTATATCACAAACGGATTAGAGATTATCGCCGGAGCCAGGCCCTTTAAGGGAAGAAATTTCTCGTGGGATATAGGAGTGAACTGGAGCCGGTCGGTAAAGAAGATTACGGAGATTTATGGAGGACAGCCTAAATTCAATAATCTGAGTTTGAATGACCGCGCCGATAGTTACTATGCCACGGTATGGCAAAAAAGCGCCGCGGGAGAACTGATCCTGGATGCTAATACAGGACTCCCGACGAAGGACCGTGATCTTGCGAAGCTGGGGCACCTTGATCCCGACTGGAGGCTTGGCGTTCAGAATAAGTTTAAAATAAAAGGATTTACGCTTAATGCCGATGTTGACGGCGCATGGGGAGGTTTATTAAGATCGGTAACCATAGAGAAAATGTGGTGGGGCGGAAAACATCCTGCTTCTGTCGAATATCGTGATGCCGAATATGAGGCAGGAAAACCAGTGTATGTGCCGCAGGGGGTAATTGTAACAGGAGGACAGTTGGAAAGAGATGTAAATGGAAAGATCACTTCGGATACCCGAACCTATGCGCCGAATACCAGAGCTGTAAGCTGGCAAACCTGGGGGCAGATTTATCCCTATCAGGCCCAGGTGACCGAATCGGAAAACAAGAAGTTCGCCAATGTCTTTGACAGAACCTATTTTAAGCTGAGAAGATTATCGGTAAGCTATGACCTTGCAAAGATCATCAACACTGGTAAGGTAAAGAACCTTGATCTTTCTCTTTACGGATATAACCTGTATGTCTGGAAAAAGATTCCGTATATCGATCCCGACTATGGGAATGATAATGACCTTCAAGATCCTTCAGCGCGTTACCTCGGCGTTTCTATCAATGTAAAGTTCTAA
- a CDS encoding asparaginase — MTKVLIIYTGGTIGMVQDRITGTLKPLDFNLITENVPELQRLNYEITVYSFAEIIDSSNMHPRVWVELADLIEKNYHLYDGFVILHGSDTMAFSASALSFMLEGLNKPVIFTGSQLPIGEIRTDAKENLITALEIASAKQNGKARVPEVCIYFDFQLFRGNRAFKYNSAKFEAFRSPNYPVLAEAGVHLRFNDVSIRKCDECTFRAHKKLSNSIAVLKLYPGISEETVAAIVNSKADAIILETFGAGNTNTDKWFLNCLETAINKGKVVLDISQCKVGTVELGRYETSRPLKAMGVASGYDMTYEAAVTKLMFLLGRGYSAERISHLLETNIRGELSKTPVTAPAKSVF, encoded by the coding sequence ATGACAAAGGTACTGATTATATATACCGGGGGGACAATAGGTATGGTTCAGGACAGGATAACTGGTACCTTGAAGCCACTTGATTTTAACCTGATTACAGAAAACGTTCCTGAACTTCAAAGACTTAATTACGAAATTACTGTTTATTCTTTTGCAGAGATCATTGATTCATCGAACATGCATCCACGGGTATGGGTTGAATTGGCCGATCTTATAGAGAAAAACTATCATTTATATGATGGCTTTGTAATACTTCACGGCTCGGATACCATGGCTTTTTCTGCTTCGGCACTTAGCTTTATGCTTGAGGGCCTGAATAAGCCGGTTATTTTTACAGGATCGCAATTGCCTATAGGGGAGATCCGGACAGATGCCAAGGAGAATCTGATCACGGCCCTGGAAATTGCTTCTGCCAAACAGAACGGCAAGGCAAGAGTACCAGAGGTATGCATCTATTTTGATTTCCAGCTCTTCAGGGGAAACAGGGCGTTTAAATACAACTCTGCCAAATTTGAGGCGTTTCGGTCGCCAAACTACCCGGTACTTGCCGAGGCTGGCGTTCACTTAAGATTTAATGATGTTAGCATACGCAAATGCGACGAATGTACTTTCAGGGCTCATAAGAAGCTGAGCAATTCCATCGCTGTACTAAAGCTATACCCTGGTATAAGTGAGGAGACTGTTGCCGCTATTGTGAATTCTAAAGCAGACGCTATCATACTTGAGACTTTCGGTGCCGGAAATACCAATACCGATAAGTGGTTTCTTAACTGTCTCGAGACTGCAATAAATAAGGGTAAAGTGGTGCTCGACATTTCTCAATGTAAGGTCGGAACAGTAGAACTCGGGCGTTATGAAACGAGCAGACCGCTAAAGGCTATGGGCGTTGCCAGCGGTTATGATATGACATATGAGGCTGCCGTAACCAAGTTAATGTTTTTGCTGGGAAGAGGTTATTCAGCTGAACGGATCAGTCATCTTCTTGAAACCAATATCCGCGGTGAATTGAGCAAGACTCCCGTTACTGCACCTGCTAAATCTGTGTTTTGA